ACCTGCTGCCCCGCCACCGAGGGCGGCGTCGGCTGGGTCGGGCTGGTGATGCCGTTGACGAGCGACGCGCTGCTCAGGTCCACCGTGCTGCCCAGCAGGTTGCCGGTGTTGACGGTCCGGCCGCCCGAGGTCACCGACAGCACGTTGCCGGCCTGGATGCCCGAGGCCAGGTTGCCCAGCACGGCCACGCCGTTCGTTTCGTGGCGCTTGTCCCCCTTGAGCCAGCCGGTCTCTTCGACCCAGTGGCCGTACCAGTTGGCGTTGAGCGCAATGCTGTTGTTGTCGACGTTGCCGGCCATGTTGACCGTCACGTTGCGGCCGCCGGTGATCAGCGCGCCGTTGTTGGTCAGCGTGGTGCCCGACAGGTTGACGTCGCGCGCGGCCGAGATCACGCCGGCCGGGCCGGCCGCCGTGGTTTCGTCCGAGGCGCACTGGCTTTCCTTGTACGTCCCGCCTGCGTTGCAGCCGCCGGCGTAACTCGGGTTCCTGTTGCCGTAGCTCTTGTGCAGCGTGACCGGCGCCATGGTCGTGTTGACCACGGTCGGCGCGGCGATGGTGACATCACCGGCCGTCGACTGGATCGCACCGGCGCGGTTGGTCACGCCATTGCCCGCCGTGAGCGTCACGTTGCCCACCGCCGCCAGCGTCCCGTTCAGGTTCTGGATGTTCGCGGCGTGGACGGTCAGGGTGTCGCCGGCCGCGACCGTGTTGGGCGCCTGCTGGTAATTGAGGGTATCGACGTGCGCGCCGGCCTCCCGGCAGGTGATCGCGCCGGGCAGGCAACCCGACGTGGTGGTCACCGAAGACACATAGGTGCCCTGGTTGGTGAAGGTGCCCGCCGCGGTGATCGAGACCTTGCCGGCGGCCGCGATGTCGCCGGCGTTGGTGAGGTCGCCCGAGCCGGCCAGCGACAGGTTGCCGCCGCTCAGGATCTGCCCCGCCTTGCCGAGCGTGTACGTCACCGTGGAGTGGACCGGCGCCGTGGCCTGGGCACCATTCGCCGCATGGCCGACATCCAGAACGACCGCCGTCGGCGGCGGCACCACGCAACCATCGCAACTCGACCCTTGCGAATCCGGCTGACCGAACATCAGGTACTGGCTGCTCGACAGGAAGGCCGGGTTGGTGAACGACGACATCGTGTTCGCCCGGGCGATGGCACTGATGCGGTCCAGGAACGCCGCGAACTCCGCAGCATTGACCGCATCCGTCTGGCTGCTCACCAGCGTGGCCGAGCGGCTGTTGTCCAGGCTGCCGACGTTGAGCGTCACGTCCTTGCCGGCGCGGATCAGCCCGCCCTTGTTCGAGACCGATGCGGCCGTGACATCCATCGCACCGCCGGCCGTGATCTGGCCGGCCGTGCCGTCCGCCTGGCGCACGATCGTCCGGTCCACCGTCGGCAGGGGAACCCTCTTCTGGCCAGGATCGTTCGGGCTGATGGTCTGTCCGCTGGAACCGACGAACCAGCGGCTCTCGAAGCCGGAGCCATTCTCGGTGCTGACGGCAACCGAGCCGAGATACAGCGTGGTGGTGCCGTCCGCATTGCGCACCAGATCGCCGATGGTGGCATTAACGGGCGGACCCGCAACATAAGCGCTGCAGCTATCGCAACTGCCACCGGAGACGATCGGCGCGTAAGACCCGATGATGGTCGAGTTCAGCAGCGCATCGTTGACCACCTTGCTGACGCTGCTGCCCGCATCCACCGGCGCGGTCCGGTCGTTGATGACGTTCTGCGCGGCGATGTGCACGTTGCCGTTGGCGCCGATCACGCTGCCGACGTTATTAAGCGTGCCGCCGATATCGAACTTGATGTCGCCGTTGGCCTGGGTCTTGCCGCCACGGTTGTCGTAGTCGGAACCGGTGACGGCGATACCGCCCAGCGCCTCGACGTTGCCGGCGTTACGGATGTTGCCCGCCAGCGCGAGATTGCCGTCGGCGTGGATCGTGCCGGTGTTCGTCAGCGTGCCCGCTGACAGCGCCACGTTTGAGCCGCCCACGATCTGGCCGCTGTTGGCCAGCGTGCCGCCCGTCGACAGCGACAGGTTGCCCGCCTTCTGGATCGTGCCGCTGTTGAAAATGCCCTGGGCCGCATTGATCGCCACGCTGCTGCCCTGCACGTTCCACGTGCTGGTGTTGTTGATCGACTGGACCGACAGCGTGAGCGTGTGGTTGGCATTCAGCGTCCCGGCCGTCGCCGCCGACGGATCGAAGGCCTGATTGGGCGTGTTCAGCGTCAGGTTGTTGCCGGCCAGGATCTGCCCGCCGGCATTGTTGAAGCTGCCCGCGCCGCCAGTGACGGTGAAGCTCAGGTCGCCCGTGGTCGGCGACTTGCCGGTCAGATCGCCGCCGAAGAACGTCCCGCCCCGATTGCCCGTGAGCGCGCCGGCCGTGACATTGAGCGTCTGCGCGCCCACCACCAGGCCGCCGGCGTTGTCGAGCGTGCGGGCCGCGTTCAGGCTGACGGCCTGGCCGGCCACCGTGCCGCGGTTGACCACGTCGGTCGCGTTGACGGCAAGGTGATTGGCGGCCAGCGTGCCCGCATTGGTCACCGTGCCGCCATTGACGGTCGCCTGTTGCGCGGCGAGTGTCGAGCCCTGGTTGGTGATGGTGGCACCGCCGAGGTTCAGCGCGTTGGCGGTGCTGTTGCCCGCGAGCGTCAGCCCGCGGGAAGCAACCGCATCCAGCGTGCCCTGCACCGCATTGGATTGGCCCGCCGGCGCACCGACCGTGATGTCATTGCCGCGCAGCGTGGCGCTGCCACCCACGTAGTTCAGTTGCGCGACGCTCAGCGCGCCGGCGGCACTGGCCTGCAGGTCGCTACCCGTCTTGAGCTGGCCGCTCAAGGTGGTGTTCTGCCCAGCGCCGATGCTCGCCTTGCCCAGGCTGGTGAGATTGCCCGAAACCGTAGCGTTGCCGCCGCGCGCAGCCAGAGCGGCGTTGCGGCCGGCGTAGACGCTGCCGCCCACGTTCAGGTCCTGCCCGGCCGTCGCATTGACATCGCCCTGATAGGCCACGATCGAGCCGGTACTGGCCAGTTGCCCGGCCTGCGCGTTCAGGTTGACGTTGCCGCCAGTGCTGGCGGCGGAGCCGTTGACCGTGAGGTGACGCCCGGCCGTGGCCGTCAAATCGCCGCCGGCAATCGCATTGCTGCCCAGGGTCGCGTCGCGCGTCGCCGAGATCGTCACGCTGCCGGGCGCGCTGACCGCGCCGCCCAGACGGACGTCACCCAGATTGCCGCTGCCGTTGGCCGTCAGCGCAACCTGCTTGCCCTTGACCTGGCCACCCAGATCGATGCTGCCGCTGGTCACCTTGGCCGACTGGACCGCGCTCAGATTGCCCGGGCCGGTAACGGTCTGGCTGGCATTGAGAGTCGCATTGCCACCCGCGGCTACATCCCCGGCCAGCGCAATCGATTGGCCAGCCATGACGCTGGTATCGCCGGTGCTGGTGAGCGCCCCATTGACGGTGACGTTGCTGCCGGCCTGCAGCTTGGTATCGGCGCCGCTGCCGACCTGGCCGCCAATGGTGAGGTTCTGCCCGGCCGTGAGCGTCAGCGTGCCGTTGCTGCCGATCTGGCCGGCCGTGCTCAGGTTGCCGCCCGCGTTGACGGTGGCCGTGCCCGCCGCGCTGACCTGACCGCCCAGGCTGGTATCGGTCCCCGAGTTGACGACCAGATTGCCCGGCGTGATGACCGCGCCCTGGGTCGTCAGCGCACCCGTGCGCGCGGTCAGGCTGACATTGCCCTTGGTACTGCCGACCACGCCCCCCACGCTCAGATTGCGCTGGGTCGCGAGATTCAGATCGCTGTCGGACACCACGCTGCCGGCAATGGTGGTGTCACGTGCGGCGTTCAGGGTGATCGCGCCCGGCGCGCCGACGTTGCCGCCCAGACGGATATCACCCAGGCCGTCGCGGCCGGCGGCCTGCATGGCGATCCGGTTCGCGTTGACATTGCCGCTCACGTCGATGCTGCCGCCCGCCTGGACGTCGATGGCTTTGGAGGCGGTGAGGGTGCCCGCGCCGGCAACCTTGCCGCCCGCAGTCAGCGTCAGGTTGTTCCCAGCCTGCGCTGCACCACCGATGGTCAGGTCACCGCCCGCCCCGATCGTCACGTCCTGCTGCGCCCGCACGGCGCCGCTTGCCGTCACCGCCCCCGTTGCGGCAATGCCGACCGCCTGCTGCCCATACACGTTGCCGACGCTGACATCCCCGTTGGCATCGATATTGACGTTGCCGGTGTTGGCCGCCAGGTCCCCCGCGGCCCGCACCCCCAGCCCCTGCGCCGTCGAGATCAGCTTGATCTGCCCCGCCGTCATCGCGCCGAACGCCGTCGCGTCGATGGCCAGGCCGTTCTGCGCTCTCGCGCTGTTGGCCGCCGCATTGGCGCCGGTGCCGCTCACCTGCCAATCGGAGCCTGCCCGACCCGTGCCCGTCGCCACCGGTGCGACCTGCTGGTTCCCGGCGATCACGTTGATCTGGTTGCCCGCGTACAGCGGCGCGTTGACGCCCACCGATTGGCCGATCAGGTTGATCGCCCCGACCGTGCCCTCGATCCCGGCACCGGCCGTGGAGCCCGCCGCCGGGTCGATCTGGATCCGCCCGCTGTTGACCAGGAAGCCGACCGCGCTGGCCTGGTCGAATGGAACGTTTGCGCCGCTGCCGTTCAGAAACTGCGGCGTGCCGCTGGACAGGGTCACCCGTGGCGTGTTTGTGAAGCCCACGCCCTGCGTGTAGATGCCCGCGGGCGCGGCGAATATCACACTGGCCGGTGTCCCGAACACTTCCACCGTACCGTTGAGGCGAATCGGATCGGTACCCGTGACCTGCGTCAGGATGGTCGAGGCCGGCCCGGACGTGACCAGGTTCGCGTTGCCGCCGACGTTGCCACCCAGCAGCGTGCCGCCGCCGGCCAGGCTGTTGTTCAGGATCAGGCCAATGCCATCGACCGTCAGCGAGCGCAGCAGGTTGTACGACAGGCCGCTCGGGTTCGGCGTCGTGACGTTCACAACCGGCACGCCCCCGCCTTGCCCCGTGGTCTGCGTGAGGGTAGGCGTGAAGCGGATCGGCGCGGTGGGATCGGTGATGGCGCCGGCCTGCGCCTCGCGCATCCCCCAGCGCACCAGCAGGCGGCCGGTGGTGAGCC
The sequence above is drawn from the Ralstonia solanacearum K60 genome and encodes:
- a CDS encoding filamentous hemagglutinin N-terminal domain-containing protein — translated: MRQPVPARARAALEQPRAVAQQQEQHCDRAGTADTVSRHDRARRSFVARSIAAAVALISWLGPVQVSWQAARQSAATIALHGAAASDGYDSPFTSWLTTGRLLVRWGMREAQAGAITDPTAPIRFTPTLTQTTGQGGGVPVVNVTTPNPSGLSYNLLRSLTVDGIGLILNNSLAGGGTLLGGNVGGNANLVTSGPASTILTQVTGTDPIRLNGTVEVFGTPASVIFAAPAGIYTQGVGFTNTPRVTLSSGTPQFLNGSGANVPFDQASAVGFLVNSGRIQIDPAAGSTAGAGIEGTVGAINLIGQSVGVNAPLYAGNQINVIAGNQQVAPVATGTGRAGSDWQVSGTGANAAANSARAQNGLAIDATAFGAMTAGQIKLISTAQGLGVRAAGDLAANTGNVNIDANGDVSVGNVYGQQAVGIAATGAVTASGAVRAQQDVTIGAGGDLTIGGAAQAGNNLTLTAGGKVAGAGTLTASKAIDVQAGGSIDVSGNVNANRIAMQAAGRDGLGDIRLGGNVGAPGAITLNAARDTTIAGSVVSDSDLNLATQRNLSVGGVVGSTKGNVSLTARTGALTTQGAVITPGNLVVNSGTDTSLGGQVSAAGTATVNAGGNLSTAGQIGSNGTLTLTAGQNLTIGGQVGSGADTKLQAGSNVTVNGALTSTGDTSVMAGQSIALAGDVAAGGNATLNASQTVTGPGNLSAVQSAKVTSGSIDLGGQVKGKQVALTANGSGNLGDVRLGGAVSAPGSVTISATRDATLGSNAIAGGDLTATAGRHLTVNGSAASTGGNVNLNAQAGQLASTGSIVAYQGDVNATAGQDLNVGGSVYAGRNAALAARGGNATVSGNLTSLGKASIGAGQNTTLSGQLKTGSDLQASAAGALSVAQLNYVGGSATLRGNDITVGAPAGQSNAVQGTLDAVASRGLTLAGNSTANALNLGGATITNQGSTLAAQQATVNGGTVTNAGTLAANHLAVNATDVVNRGTVAGQAVSLNAARTLDNAGGLVVGAQTLNVTAGALTGNRGGTFFGGDLTGKSPTTGDLSFTVTGGAGSFNNAGGQILAGNNLTLNTPNQAFDPSAATAGTLNANHTLTLSVQSINNTSTWNVQGSSVAINAAQGIFNSGTIQKAGNLSLSTGGTLANSGQIVGGSNVALSAGTLTNTGTIHADGNLALAGNIRNAGNVEALGGIAVTGSDYDNRGGKTQANGDIKFDIGGTLNNVGSVIGANGNVHIAAQNVINDRTAPVDAGSSVSKVVNDALLNSTIIGSYAPIVSGGSCDSCSAYVAGPPVNATIGDLVRNADGTTTLYLGSVAVSTENGSGFESRWFVGSSGQTISPNDPGQKRVPLPTVDRTIVRQADGTAGQITAGGAMDVTAASVSNKGGLIRAGKDVTLNVGSLDNSRSATLVSSQTDAVNAAEFAAFLDRISAIARANTMSSFTNPAFLSSSQYLMFGQPDSQGSSCDGCVVPPPTAVVLDVGHAANGAQATAPVHSTVTYTLGKAGQILSGGNLSLAGSGDLTNAGDIAAAGKVSITAAGTFTNQGTYVSSVTTTSGCLPGAITCREAGAHVDTLNYQQAPNTVAAGDTLTVHAANIQNLNGTLAAVGNVTLTAGNGVTNRAGAIQSTAGDVTIAAPTVVNTTMAPVTLHKSYGNRNPSYAGGCNAGGTYKESQCASDETTAAGPAGVISAARDVNLSGTTLTNNGALITGGRNVTVNMAGNVDNNSIALNANWYGHWVEETGWLKGDKRHETNGVAVLGNLASGIQAGNVLSVTSGGRTVNTGNLLGSTVDLSSASLVNGITSPTQPTPPSVAGQQVISLAPPPAPSGALPTASNTGTGPTTQSADATQASVTPVQTPAWTFQPAIVTAPSAPGSTQVSWHFNAPAAGSAVSTSASTVNSSTYVNPNPATAVLAGVTPDSLLSQLPPALRPGGTPFYYDPFTENQKLQQAALAQTGQSSFVNGLTYDSQHRLSVTDQEKLILYGNAADYAKAHNIQLGQALTQQQIAQLDKPMLWYVTQQVPDPNCNTVASTACAMVSALVPQLYLPAGYADAITQPAGGVIAGSNVNVNVDGTLRNSGQITAADTLNVHAGRIDAAPNVVNVGTSAYKVEGGWLEVSGTQVQPGGFMSALHLNVTANSINAINEAFIVRNPDGTTNQAASDALVAQLKANLGLNYTSGTVKDDIHQNFIKEEGPLPSWVGAAVAVAISIITAGAGAGLMVIMMAGMLSSAASQVLTTGKVNMGQVIKAGVVAVVTAGLTQGALSALNVSSVGASTIGNNISTGNWAAAQSSLGSYLEGAVVHSAISAGVSTVAYGGSFGQAFANGMVQSAAALGANAIGAEIPGIGMANASASSIALNVALHALLGCAAASLSGNECAGGAIGGAVSALVANPIAAAVTNGQGHPTDAQLAAITALSMIAGGGVAAALGHDALSAGTAAQNEVLNNTCGSEDPNGCGKKYAAAGAVVGGAITATASVGVDVATGGLNILATPAEVAGGSALGGTVGGLYGAFLDGIEGGRPLFSSGNEGDAAATGDAANGKAGDDGAGEPRAGEKGGQGSGKDFSEKIKDKVRERDGYKCVFCKIETTNKPGPDRSEIDHAESKKNGGNNSENNGQNTCRTCNRQKGGKSTVEYLDWLKKLLGN